A window of the Nisaea acidiphila genome harbors these coding sequences:
- a CDS encoding RidA family protein has translation MEFTNPEGVAAPASRYSQLVTVPANARRAIASGQIGVAPDGSLREGLEAQMEQAFDNLFKVFEAAGMKKTDIVKIVFYSTVPGSVAVFRTMRDRLFEGHAPACTYLEISQLATPEMLCEVEGEAVAV, from the coding sequence ATGGAATTCACCAATCCCGAAGGTGTTGCCGCGCCGGCATCGCGCTATTCGCAACTCGTGACGGTCCCGGCGAATGCGCGCCGCGCCATCGCGTCCGGGCAGATCGGTGTCGCTCCGGACGGGAGCCTGCGCGAGGGTCTCGAGGCGCAGATGGAACAGGCGTTCGACAATCTCTTCAAGGTTTTTGAAGCCGCGGGCATGAAAAAGACGGACATCGTGAAGATCGTCTTCTATTCGACGGTACCGGGTTCGGTCGCCGTCTTCCGGACGATGCGCGACAGGCTCTTCGAGGGGCACGCGCCGGCCTGCACCTATCTCGAAATCTCTCAGCTCGCGACGCCGGAGATGCTCTGCGAGGTCGAGGGCGAAGCGGTCGCCGTCTGA
- a CDS encoding metal ABC transporter permease has protein sequence MIDDFLLRALAAGAGAALAAGPLGCFVVWRRLAYFGDTMAHSALLGLALGFLLGFAPVLGIAAVTVVAAGLLMTLERRTAVPTDTLLGILSHGALALGLVAIGLMSWLRVDLMGVLFGDVLAVSLEDIALIYAAAGIVLLCLWRIWEPLLAATVSSDLAQAEGLAGRRASLLFTLLLALVIAVSIKVVGVLLITSLLILPAAAARRWSRSPEAMVAGAVLIGLVSVCAGLGFSVELDTPAGPSIVLVAFVIFLLGLPRWRIGAGLR, from the coding sequence ATGATTGACGACTTTCTGCTCCGCGCGCTTGCGGCCGGGGCGGGCGCTGCTCTCGCCGCGGGGCCGCTCGGCTGTTTCGTCGTCTGGCGCAGGCTCGCTTATTTCGGCGATACCATGGCGCATTCGGCGCTGCTCGGGCTTGCGCTGGGGTTCCTGCTTGGCTTCGCACCCGTGCTGGGGATCGCGGCGGTGACCGTCGTCGCGGCGGGGCTTCTGATGACGCTCGAGCGCCGGACGGCGGTGCCGACGGATACCTTGCTCGGGATCCTGTCCCACGGCGCGCTCGCGCTGGGCCTGGTCGCAATCGGCCTGATGAGCTGGTTGCGTGTCGATCTCATGGGCGTGCTATTCGGTGACGTGCTGGCCGTGTCACTGGAGGATATCGCGCTGATCTACGCTGCGGCGGGGATCGTTCTGCTCTGTCTCTGGCGGATCTGGGAGCCTTTGCTGGCCGCGACCGTCAGCAGCGATCTCGCTCAGGCGGAAGGCCTGGCCGGCCGGCGGGCGTCGTTGCTCTTCACGCTGCTGCTCGCGCTGGTCATCGCGGTTTCTATCAAGGTGGTCGGCGTATTGCTCATCACCTCGCTGTTGATCCTGCCGGCAGCGGCGGCCCGGCGCTGGTCCCGCAGCCCCGAGGCGATGGTGGCGGGTGCGGTGCTGATTGGACTGGTTTCGGTCTGTGCCGGATTGGGCTTTTCCGTCGAACTCGACACGCCTGCGGGACCGTCCATTGTCCTCGTCGCCTTCGTTATTTTTCTGCTCGGCCTGCCTCGCTGGCGCATCGGGGCCGGACTCCGCTGA
- a CDS encoding zinc ABC transporter substrate-binding protein produces MFRLTRCAAILLPVLFSSTGTARAELSVVASIPPVHSLVAKVMAGAGEPHLILRNGQSPHDYSLRPSDAHALEKADLVFLISHRVESFLDASLDSAEGDGRFVELGDAHGVLHLPVREGVLWEHHDHDDHGGHGGEKHGHDDHEGHAEHGDGKHESKEHLHDAHEDAHDHEGYDPHVWLSTRNAKAFVDAIAEALTRKDPAHAALYADNAKTAHRELAALGESISAKLAPVRGRPFLVFHDAYQYFEAEFDFAAAGAISIGTAAAPGAKRLRELRHRASEGDIRCIFREVQFSPRLAEVVAEGTGTRIGTLDPIGSTLDFGPDNYDGLMLGLADGFLSCLE; encoded by the coding sequence ATGTTCAGATTAACCCGATGCGCGGCAATCCTTCTGCCGGTGCTCTTCAGCAGTACCGGAACAGCCCGTGCCGAACTTTCCGTCGTCGCCTCAATCCCGCCGGTGCACAGTCTCGTGGCCAAGGTGATGGCGGGTGCTGGGGAACCGCATCTGATTCTGCGCAACGGACAATCGCCGCATGATTATTCGCTGCGTCCCTCGGACGCACATGCTCTGGAAAAGGCGGATCTGGTGTTCCTGATCTCGCACCGGGTCGAGTCGTTCCTCGATGCGAGTCTGGATAGTGCCGAAGGCGACGGACGGTTCGTCGAGCTTGGCGACGCCCACGGTGTGCTTCACTTGCCGGTGCGAGAAGGCGTGCTGTGGGAACATCACGATCACGACGACCATGGGGGCCATGGGGGAGAGAAGCATGGTCACGATGATCACGAAGGCCATGCGGAGCATGGTGACGGGAAGCACGAATCGAAAGAGCATCTGCACGATGCGCATGAGGATGCCCATGACCACGAGGGATATGACCCCCACGTCTGGCTGAGTACGCGGAACGCGAAGGCTTTTGTCGATGCGATCGCGGAGGCGCTGACGCGAAAGGATCCGGCGCATGCGGCGCTATATGCGGACAATGCGAAAACGGCACACCGGGAATTGGCGGCGCTCGGCGAAAGCATCTCGGCCAAGCTGGCCCCTGTGCGGGGCCGGCCGTTTCTCGTCTTTCACGACGCCTATCAGTATTTCGAGGCGGAGTTCGACTTTGCCGCTGCGGGGGCGATCAGTATCGGTACCGCCGCCGCGCCCGGTGCCAAGCGGTTACGCGAGCTGCGTCATCGCGCGTCCGAAGGCGACATTCGGTGCATCTTCCGCGAAGTGCAGTTCTCGCCGCGCCTCGCCGAGGTGGTCGCCGAAGGGACCGGCACCAGGATCGGAACGCTGGATCCGATCGGGAGCACGCTCGATTTCGGTCCGGACAATTACGACGGGCTGATGCTGGGACTTGCAGACGGTTTCCTGTCCTGCCTGGAGTAG
- a CDS encoding 2-dehydro-3-deoxy-6-phosphogalactonate aldolase — protein MDVISIEEALTEAPIVAILRGLEPERAGEIGGVLYEVGIRVIEVPLNSPDPLRSIATLSENLGDRAVVGAGTVLSAQAVREVDRAGGRLIVSPNSDERVIAETGRLALTSMPGIFTPTEAFRALEAGADYLKLFPGDAIRPKVVGALKAVLPPETGIVVTGGVGLDNIADYFAAGAAGVAIGSSIFKPGKPAARIGEDAAALVAAWRTCKAA, from the coding sequence ATGGATGTGATCAGCATCGAGGAAGCGCTTACCGAAGCACCGATAGTCGCAATCCTGCGCGGGCTGGAACCGGAGCGCGCAGGGGAGATCGGCGGTGTGCTCTACGAGGTCGGTATCCGCGTGATCGAGGTACCGCTCAATTCGCCCGACCCGCTTCGTAGCATCGCCACGCTCTCGGAAAACCTTGGAGATCGGGCGGTCGTTGGCGCCGGGACGGTGCTCTCTGCACAGGCCGTGCGCGAGGTGGACCGGGCCGGCGGGCGTCTCATCGTCTCTCCGAACAGCGACGAGCGGGTGATCGCCGAGACCGGGCGGCTGGCGCTTACTTCGATGCCCGGTATCTTCACACCGACCGAGGCCTTCCGGGCGCTCGAGGCCGGAGCGGACTACCTGAAGCTGTTCCCCGGGGATGCGATCCGGCCGAAGGTCGTCGGCGCGCTGAAAGCGGTGCTGCCGCCGGAGACCGGTATCGTGGTCACCGGCGGCGTCGGCCTCGACAATATCGCTGACTATTTCGCCGCTGGCGCCGCGGGTGTCGCGATCGGCTCCTCCATCTTCAAACCCGGCAAGCCGGCCGCTCGGATCGGCGAGGATGCGGCGGCGCTGGTTGCGGCCTGGAGAACGTGCAAGGCCGCGTAG